A genomic segment from Nicotiana sylvestris chromosome 1, ASM39365v2, whole genome shotgun sequence encodes:
- the LOC104227606 gene encoding putative late blight resistance protein homolog R1A-3 produces the protein MADVVLKFVVENLLAIIKETWKLIGGAKEDCAQLLEEVDSLKAFLEDAAHYRQSNSKQWKHFVNKVQVIVYKAEDLIDKLHIQAKQHQEKYRVLTNYAKTVKECVINIKAVLDKVKKIREENQHAFQAKPMLHFQQEIVAHGSQKEILLEETEVVGFDEEAETVIKRLVEGTDDLDAIPVVGLPGLGKTTLALKIYKDSQISYHFYTTIWIKVGLQYKLTEVFLSILKVFTKLTKEHQDMNVNDLAKIIREFISKGGKCLIVLDDVWEPNVVHAIKEAFPKNKKGHRIMITTRDASVARYANAHPHSLKFLKDEESFQLLENRVFGSNVRCPEELIARGKSIAKQCSGVPLAVVVIAGALRGRTSERWWQMVKDNVGNHLINKDDPESCLKYVEMSYIHLPEKMKACFLYCGAFPQGFEIPAWKLIRLWISEGLINSELNATLEEMAEQYLNELINRNLVMVMQKRVDGLVKTCRIHDMLHQFCKMEAKNEGFFQEVCEKTDQPGLSIPDLDTSRRLLIQLSLLEAFISKEPFAEHVRSFLCFSKKHKGSEQLSDIRLLHKAFPLVRVLDVESLDFSFSSRFKELYHLRYIAISGNYANLPAYVGKFWNLQTLILNTKASTIEIKADIWNMLQLRHLHTNVPAKLTSPATQTTYGSSCLQTLSKVAPGSCGEDVLVRACNLKKVSIQGEMAEFLETNKGGFRNFAKLKFLEHLKLLNDFGRSMRKVVQLPPAFAEHLQKLNKLTLSNTKFPWSDANILARLECLEVLKLKENAFSGTTWDLDIGGCFSQLKVLFIQRADLEIWKASDLSFQRLKCLVLISCDKLEVVPFELAGVSSLQQMTLENTNKAIKSAKAIECRKRELIQESKKRKFGMEICQAPDSSKFKLMIFPPETSDCNAT, from the exons atgGCGGATGTAGTGTTGAAATTTGTAGTAGAAAACCTGCTGGCGATAATAAAAGAAACTTGGAAACTGATTGGCGGCGCAAAGGAAGATTGTGCACAACTGCTGGAAGAAGTTGATAGCTTAAAGGCATTCCTAGAGGATGCTGCACACTATCGTCAAAGCAACAGCAAACAATGGAAACATTTCGTCAACAAAGTTCAAGTTATTGTATATAAAGCTGAGGATCTCATTGATAAGCTCCATATTCAAGCAAAACAGCACCAAGAGAAATACAGAGTTTTGACGAACTACGCCAAAACCGTCAAGGAATGTGTAATAAACATCAAAGCTGTATTAGACAAGGTGAAGAAAATTCGGGAAGAAAATCAACATGCTTTTCAGGCAAAGCCAATGCTCCATTTTCAGCAGGAAATTGTTGCCCATGGGTCACAG AAGGAGATTTTGCTGGAAGAGACCGAAGTTGTTGGCTTCGATGAGGAAGCGGAAACAGTGATCAAACGACTCGTTGAAGGAACGGATGATTTAGATGCTATTCCTGTGGTGGGCTTGCCCGGACTTGGCAAAACCACACTGGCATTAAAAATCTATAAAGATTCTCAGATTTCCTATCATTTTTACACGACTATTTGGATAAAGGTAGGCCTGCAATACAAACTAACAGAGGTGTTTCTTAGCATTCTGAAAGTGTTCACAAAACTAACTAAAGAACATCAAGATATGAATGTGAATGATTTGGCCAAGATAATACGTGAGTTCATTTCCAAAGGAGGTAAATGTCTCATTGTCTTGGACGATGTGTGGGAGCCAAACGTCGTGCATGCTATCAAAGAAGCTTTCCCGAAAAATAAAAAAGGTCATCGAATCATGATCACCACTCGTGACGCAAGTGTTGCTAGATATGCCAATGCTCATCCTCATTCGTTGAAATTTCTTAAAGACGAGGAAAGTTTCCAATTGTTGGAAAATAGAGTTTTTGGAAGTAATGTTAGGTGTCCTGAAGAGTTGATAGCACGTGGAAAAAGTATTGCAAAACAATGTAGTGGAGTGCCACTTGCTGTAGTGGTAATTGCAGGAGCTCTAAGAGGACGTACAAGCGAAAGATGGTGGCAAATGGTTAAGGACAATGTAGGAAATCACCTTATAAATAAAGATGACCCTGAAAGCTGtttgaaatatgtggaaatgagTTACATTCATCTACCCGAGAAGATGAAGGCGTGCTTTCTGTATTGTGGTGCCTTTCCACAAGGCTTTGAAATTCCTGCTTGGAAGTTGATTCGCTTGTGGATTTCAGAGGGATTGATTAACTCCGAACTAAATGCCACCCTCGAGGAAATGGCAGAGCAATACTTGAACGAACTTATTAACAGGAATTTAGTGATGGTAATGCAGAAAAGGGTTGATGGACTAGTAAAAACATGTCGTATTCACGACATGTTGCACCAGTTCTGCAAAATGGAGGCTAAAAATGAAGGTTTTTTCCAAGAAGTATGTGAAAAAACCGATCAGCCTGGTCTTTCTATACCAGATCTAGATACTTCTCGTCGATTGCTTATTCAActctctcttttggaagcttttatCTCCAAAGAACCATTTGCTGAGCATGTTAGGTCTTTCTTATGTTTTTCCAAAAAACATAAAGGAAGTGAGCAGCTTAGTGACATTCGACTCCTCCACAAAGCATTTCCACTGGTTAGGGTCTTGGACGTTGAATCCCTCGATTTTAGTTTCTCAAGTCGTTTTAAAGAGCTATATCATTTGAGGTACATTGCTATCTCAGGTAACTATGCAAACCTTCCTGCATACGTTGGTAAGTTTTGGAATTTACAAACTCTTATACTTAATACAAAGGCGTCCACCATTGAGATAAAAGCAGACATATGGAACATGCTACAGTTGAGGCATCTGCACACCAACGTCCCTGCAAAATTGACATCCCCTGCTACCCAAACAACGTACGGATCGTCTTGCCTACAAACTCTTTCTAAAGTCGCACCAGGTAGTTGCGGAGAAGATGTGCTCGTAAGGGCTTGTAATCTCAAAAAAGTGAGTATTCAAGGGGAAATGGCTGAATTTTTGGAAACTAACAAGGGTGGGTTCAGAAACTTTGCAAAGCTAAAGTTTTTGGAACATTTGAAGTTGTTGAATGACTTTGGCAGGTCCATGAGAAAAGTTGTTCAACTTCCTCCAGCATTCGCCGAGCATCTGCAAAAACTGAATAAGCTAACTTTGTCAAATACAAAGTTTCCTTGGAGTGATGCAAATATACTAGCGCGGTTGGAATGTCTTGAGGTCCTAAAGCTGAAAGAAAATGCATTTAGCGGGACGACCTgggatttagatattggaggcTGTTTTAGCCAACTCAAGGTATTGTTCATTCAAAGAGCAGACTTGGAGATTTGGAAGGCTTCAGATCTTTCATTCCAAAGACTTAAGTGTCTTGTTCTTATATCCTGTGATAAGCTTGAGGTTGTGCCATTTGAGCTGGCTGGTGTAAGTAGCCTTCAACAGATGACGCTGGAAAACACAAACAAGGCAATCAAATCTGCAAAAGCAATCGAATGCAGAAAGAGAGAGCTGATACAAGAATCTAAAAAACGCAAATTTGGAATGGAGATCTGTCAAGCTCCAGATAGTTCCAAATTCAAGCTCATGATATTTCCCCCTGAAACTTCAGATTGCAACGCCACATAG